The Thermoanaerobaculia bacterium genome includes a window with the following:
- a CDS encoding ABC transporter ATP-binding protein, whose product MDETAKIRSDGPDGAGETKIRLVGLSKRFGTNIVLEGLDLEIPEGQSVVLVGPSGTGKSVLLKHIIGLIRPDSGQVIIDGVDLWSLSERDLNAFRRRFGMSFQEGALFDSMTVYENIAFPLRRQEKKSPDEVRARVAECLELVHLEGIEGKKPAELSGGMRRRVGFARAIALEPEILLFDEPTTGLDPIMTDVIDTTIVEMRERLRCTTVTITHDMESAAKIGDRIAMIYGGKIVADAPPPAFMKSDNPLVRQFVEGRAEGPMTQESWKRNAPEKGVPA is encoded by the coding sequence ATGGACGAGACGGCGAAGATCCGCAGCGACGGGCCCGACGGAGCGGGGGAGACGAAGATCCGGCTCGTCGGTCTCTCCAAGCGGTTCGGGACGAACATCGTGCTCGAGGGGCTCGATCTCGAGATCCCGGAAGGGCAGTCGGTCGTTCTCGTCGGACCGTCGGGCACCGGCAAGAGCGTCCTCCTGAAGCACATCATCGGGCTCATCCGGCCGGACTCGGGGCAGGTGATCATCGACGGCGTCGACCTCTGGTCGCTTTCCGAGCGCGACCTGAACGCGTTCCGCCGCCGCTTCGGCATGTCGTTCCAGGAAGGGGCGCTGTTCGACTCGATGACGGTCTACGAGAACATCGCCTTTCCGCTGCGGCGGCAGGAGAAGAAGTCGCCCGACGAGGTCCGCGCGCGCGTCGCGGAGTGCCTGGAGCTCGTCCACCTCGAGGGAATCGAGGGGAAGAAGCCGGCGGAGCTCTCCGGCGGCATGCGCCGCCGCGTCGGATTCGCCCGCGCGATCGCGCTCGAACCCGAGATCCTCCTGTTCGACGAGCCGACGACCGGCCTCGATCCCATCATGACGGACGTGATCGACACGACGATCGTCGAAATGCGCGAACGCCTCCGCTGCACGACCGTCACGATCACCCACGACATGGAGAGCGCGGCGAAGATCGGCGACCGGATCGCGATGATCTACGGCGGGAAGATCGTCGCGGACGCCCCGCCGCCCGCTTTCATGAAATCGGACAACCCGCTGGTGCGACAATTCGTCGAAGGACGCGCGGAGGGACCCATGACGCAGGAGAGCTGGAAGAGAAACGCGCCCGAGAAAGGAGTGCCGGCATGA
- a CDS encoding ABC transporter permease has product MKFFEALGAVILRAFTEMGRFVLLFARTVTWAIRPPYDVPELFKQMVRVGVDSIPVVFLTGLFTGGVIALETYSGFARFHAESFVGSVVALSVTRELAPVLAALMVTGRVGSAMAAELGTMRVTEQIDALVALATEPVQYLIVPRVVAATVMLPLLVVMADAVGITGGYVVAVDLLGANSVTYVHNTFQFLERNDFTAGLIKAAVFGLLFSMIGCQKGYFTEGGAEGVGIATTRAVVAGSLAILVADFFLAKILF; this is encoded by the coding sequence TTGAAGTTCTTCGAAGCGCTCGGCGCGGTCATCCTGCGCGCGTTCACCGAGATGGGGCGCTTCGTTCTCCTCTTCGCGCGCACGGTGACCTGGGCGATCCGGCCGCCGTACGACGTGCCCGAGCTCTTCAAGCAGATGGTGCGCGTCGGCGTCGACTCGATCCCCGTCGTGTTCCTGACCGGCCTCTTCACGGGCGGCGTGATCGCGCTCGAGACGTACTCGGGATTCGCGCGGTTCCACGCCGAGAGCTTCGTCGGGTCGGTCGTCGCGCTCTCGGTCACGCGCGAGCTCGCGCCGGTCCTCGCGGCGCTGATGGTGACCGGGCGCGTCGGGAGCGCGATGGCCGCGGAGCTCGGGACGATGCGGGTCACCGAACAGATCGACGCGCTCGTCGCGCTCGCGACGGAGCCGGTGCAGTATCTGATCGTCCCGCGCGTCGTCGCCGCGACCGTGATGCTCCCGCTCCTCGTCGTCATGGCCGACGCCGTCGGGATCACCGGGGGATACGTGGTCGCCGTCGACCTGCTGGGCGCCAATTCCGTGACCTACGTCCACAACACGTTCCAGTTCCTCGAGCGGAACGACTTCACCGCGGGTCTGATCAAGGCCGCGGTCTTCGGGCTCCTGTTCTCGATGATCGGGTGCCAGAAGGGCTACTTCACCGAGGGGGGCGCGGAAGGCGTCGGCATCGCGACGACCCGGGCCGTCGTCGCGGGGAGCCTCGCGATCCTCGTCGCCGATTTCTTTCTCGCGAAGATCCTCTTCTGA